Proteins found in one Hippopotamus amphibius kiboko isolate mHipAmp2 chromosome 12, mHipAmp2.hap2, whole genome shotgun sequence genomic segment:
- the MGP gene encoding matrix Gla protein, translating into MKSLLLLCILAALAVAALCYESHESLESYEIYPFTNRRNANTFISPQERWRAKAQERIRERSKPAYEYNREACDDFRLCERYAMVYGYNAAYNRYFRQRPGAK; encoded by the exons ATGAAGAGCCTGCTCCTTCTGTGCATCCTGGCTGCCTTGGCCGTGGCAGCTCTATGTTATG aatcTCATGAAAGCTTGGAATCCTATGAAATCT atCCCTTCACTAACAGGAGAAATGCTAATACCTTTATATCCCCTCAAGAGAGATGGAGAGCAAAAGCCCAAGAGAG AATCCGAGAACGTAGCAAGCCTGCATATGAGTACAACCGGGAAGCTTGTGATGACTTCAGGCTTTGCGAACGCTACGCCATGGTTTACGGATACAATGCCGCCTACAACCGTTACTTCCGGCAGCGTCCAGGGGCCAAATGA